From a region of the Paenibacillus segetis genome:
- a CDS encoding type IV toxin-antitoxin system AbiEi family antitoxin domain-containing protein: MSVGKNAKTTAERAYSKIERELMRAAIRHHRVLRPADAARELELHTMTVIKYCRLLVDKGKFRPVARGASQRTIYYEYIGALQSADLV; the protein is encoded by the coding sequence TTGTCAGTTGGCAAAAATGCAAAAACAACCGCTGAGAGAGCTTATTCCAAAATCGAGCGCGAGCTGATGCGGGCAGCTATTCGGCATCATCGTGTCCTTCGCCCGGCGGATGCCGCGCGAGAGCTGGAACTTCACACGATGACGGTGATTAAATACTGCCGTTTGCTGGTGGATAAAGGTAAATTTCGGCCGGTAGCAAGAGGAGCATCTCAGCGGACTATTTACTATGAGTATATAGGAGCGCTCCAAAGTGCAGATCTGGTCTGA
- a CDS encoding preprotein translocase subunit SecA: MNIALKLMQKFKDHDTQNKLKVYRNKAELIRKRNLEVWDDGQLQAESLRLQKEAKSGTPLDELLVDAYALVCEAAKRKLGLQPYEVQIMAAIALHERFLIEQHTGEGKTLSAVMPAYLNALTGEGVHVLTFNDYLANRDAEWMGPIYRFLGLKVSSVQAGMDLSEKREAYAADITYVTAKEAGFDYLRDTIALDEGDTVHRPFHYVIVDEADSLLLDEARVPLVIACEPGSSGNDGIRFAEVARQLEQNEHYDFDEFRRNVYLNEAGSAKVESLLGCGNLYESHNSHLLSSLNCALHVESILKKDVDYIVRDGNIELIDEYTGRVAENRHLPDRLQAALAAKEGLQSNSGGKILGTITLQHFLSLYPKICGMTATAHASAMDFEEIYVLQVVQIPPNRPNIRIDHPHRIYTHNEAKLKALVQEISSVHRTGRPILVGTSSVGESNMLAEALAVKGVPCHVLNAKNDAKEAEIIAKAGEIGAVTVSTNMAGRGVDIRLGGGNPTQAEVVAKLGGLYVIGTHVNESVRIDDQLRGRSGRQGDPGSSVFFVSLEDELMLRFGINKAIRNLRQDEALEDSVLRSKIAQIQRIIMGQNFDIHQELNCYSDMVEDQRRLLYKERLEILKGEKPMSLSEQRVRLFYIDEFWADHLAYVSYIREGIHLESLASRNPIDEFHAQITQAYEQIPAKINSESENMLVRLGGSNDPEVWEKFGLKSPTSTRTYIINDQYIQNKRSSWTTVTVLAYYFRKAIRPIFKLSEY, encoded by the coding sequence ATGAATATAGCTCTCAAGTTGATGCAAAAATTCAAAGACCACGATACCCAGAATAAGCTGAAAGTCTATCGGAACAAGGCGGAGCTCATCAGGAAACGGAATTTGGAAGTATGGGACGATGGGCAGCTTCAAGCGGAATCCCTACGGCTGCAAAAAGAAGCAAAATCAGGTACGCCTTTGGATGAGCTGCTTGTCGATGCTTATGCGTTAGTCTGCGAGGCAGCGAAGAGAAAGCTCGGCTTACAGCCTTACGAAGTTCAGATCATGGCTGCCATCGCTCTGCACGAGAGATTTTTGATCGAGCAGCATACCGGTGAAGGGAAGACGCTCTCTGCTGTTATGCCTGCTTATCTAAATGCGCTGACCGGCGAAGGTGTTCATGTGCTGACATTTAACGATTATTTAGCAAATCGAGATGCGGAGTGGATGGGCCCGATCTATCGTTTCCTCGGGTTAAAGGTAAGCTCGGTTCAAGCGGGCATGGACCTGTCCGAGAAACGGGAAGCGTATGCCGCGGATATAACCTATGTTACGGCCAAAGAGGCGGGATTCGATTATTTGCGCGACACGATCGCACTGGACGAAGGCGATACCGTACATCGTCCTTTCCACTACGTCATCGTCGACGAAGCGGACTCACTGCTCCTCGACGAAGCTCGGGTGCCGCTAGTCATCGCCTGCGAACCGGGCTCTTCTGGCAACGATGGCATTCGTTTCGCTGAAGTAGCTCGCCAACTCGAGCAAAATGAGCATTACGACTTCGACGAGTTCAGGCGGAACGTTTACTTGAATGAAGCGGGCTCTGCAAAAGTGGAATCGCTGCTAGGATGCGGCAATTTGTACGAAAGCCATAATAGTCATTTGTTATCGTCATTAAATTGCGCGCTACATGTGGAATCAATATTAAAAAAAGACGTCGATTACATCGTCCGGGACGGTAATATCGAGCTGATCGACGAATATACCGGCCGTGTGGCGGAGAACAGGCATTTGCCGGACAGGCTGCAAGCCGCGCTTGCGGCTAAAGAAGGGCTACAGTCGAACTCCGGCGGAAAAATTCTCGGAACGATTACGCTTCAACACTTCCTTAGCCTATATCCGAAGATTTGCGGAATGACGGCTACGGCGCATGCTTCCGCAATGGATTTCGAAGAAATTTATGTGCTACAGGTCGTCCAAATTCCACCGAACCGGCCCAACATACGGATCGACCATCCGCACCGGATTTATACCCATAACGAAGCCAAACTTAAGGCGCTTGTGCAAGAAATCTCATCCGTCCATAGGACGGGCCGTCCGATTCTAGTTGGTACGTCAAGCGTCGGAGAGTCTAACATGCTGGCGGAGGCGCTAGCCGTTAAAGGCGTTCCTTGCCATGTTCTGAATGCAAAAAACGACGCAAAAGAAGCCGAGATCATCGCCAAAGCGGGAGAAATCGGCGCCGTAACGGTGTCTACGAATATGGCGGGACGTGGCGTCGACATTCGGCTCGGTGGCGGCAACCCCACGCAAGCAGAAGTTGTCGCCAAGTTAGGCGGATTGTACGTGATTGGTACGCATGTGAACGAAAGCGTGCGGATCGACGACCAACTGCGCGGGCGTTCTGGTCGCCAAGGCGACCCGGGATCTTCTGTGTTTTTCGTAAGTTTGGAGGACGAGTTGATGCTTCGGTTCGGCATCAATAAAGCGATTCGTAATCTTAGGCAGGATGAGGCCCTCGAAGATTCGGTGCTCCGTAGCAAAATCGCGCAAATCCAACGCATCATTATGGGCCAAAACTTCGATATCCATCAGGAGCTGAACTGTTATTCGGATATGGTGGAGGATCAGAGGCGACTTCTATACAAGGAGCGGCTCGAAATTTTGAAGGGCGAGAAGCCGATGAGCCTTTCGGAGCAGCGGGTGCGGCTTTTTTATATCGACGAGTTCTGGGCTGACCATCTGGCATACGTTTCTTACATTCGCGAAGGCATCCACTTGGAGAGCCTTGCTAGCCGCAATCCGATCGACGAATTTCATGCGCAAATCACCCAAGCATACGAGCAAATTCCAGCTAAAATAAATAGTGAGTCGGAGAATATGCTTGTAAGGCTCGGAGGTTCGAATGATCCGGAGGTGTGGGAAAAGTTCGGTCTGAAGAGCCCTACTTCCACTCGGACTTATATTATCAACGATCAATACATCCAGAATAAACGCAGCTCATGGACCACAGTAACCGTATTGGCATATTATTTTCGCAAGGCTATAAGGCCTATATTCAAGCTATCAGAATATTGA
- a CDS encoding sulfurtransferase encodes MNPIVSKKWLLARMYESDLVIVDCRFELGNPTAGREAFAISHIPGAVYLDLEADLSSPVGEHGGRHPLPDPDVLAQNLGRVGISNDKVIVAYDDQDGMYASRLWWLLRWLGHDSVFVMDEGFGVWKDSGYPVTDAQPVIIPSSFIPAIRHEMLADVKEVQQSIGNSNVLLVDSRDASRYVGEQEPIDAKAGHIPGAINSFWKQVLDDHGAWKSDEQLREHFSPITEAMDTGREAIIYCGSGVSACPNVLALHKLGYPTVRLYAGSWSDWVSYPENPVATGEE; translated from the coding sequence ATGAATCCTATCGTGTCAAAAAAGTGGTTACTTGCCCGTATGTATGAATCGGACCTTGTTATTGTGGATTGTCGATTCGAGTTAGGGAACCCTACTGCTGGACGGGAAGCCTTTGCGATTTCACATATTCCGGGAGCCGTCTACCTTGATCTGGAGGCGGATCTCTCCTCACCAGTTGGCGAGCATGGCGGGAGACATCCTTTGCCAGATCCCGATGTACTTGCCCAGAACCTGGGCCGGGTTGGTATCAGCAACGATAAAGTGATCGTTGCCTATGATGATCAAGATGGCATGTATGCTTCCCGTTTGTGGTGGCTGCTTCGCTGGCTTGGACATGACTCCGTATTCGTCATGGATGAAGGTTTCGGAGTGTGGAAAGACAGTGGCTATCCAGTTACAGATGCACAACCTGTCATCATTCCATCCTCCTTCATCCCAGCCATTCGCCATGAGATGCTCGCCGATGTGAAAGAAGTCCAACAATCGATCGGTAATTCTAATGTTCTCCTGGTCGATTCCCGAGATGCATCGCGCTACGTTGGTGAGCAAGAACCGATTGATGCTAAGGCGGGCCATATCCCTGGAGCCATCAATAGCTTCTGGAAGCAAGTCTTAGATGACCACGGAGCATGGAAAAGTGATGAACAGTTACGGGAACATTTTTCGCCAATTACAGAAGCTATGGACACAGGACGAGAAGCTATTATTTATTGCGGTTCAGGCGTAAGCGCCTGTCCGAATGTACTTGCGCTGCATAAGCTTGGCTATCCTACGGTTCGTTTATATGCGGGTAGTTGGAGCGATTGGGTTTCGTATCCGGAGAATCCGGTGGCGACAGGAGAAGAGTAG
- a CDS encoding BlaI/MecI/CopY family transcriptional regulator → MKNIRLTEMEEKFADLIWRNEPIQSGNLVKLCEAELNWKKSTTYTMLKRLEGKELFNNRDGVVVSSVKRDDFYAEQSKQFVKETFDGSLPKFLAAFTRSRKLSDSEIDDVLRLINEHKEG, encoded by the coding sequence ATGAAAAACATAAGACTGACCGAAATGGAAGAAAAATTTGCCGATTTAATTTGGCGTAACGAACCGATCCAATCAGGGAATCTGGTGAAATTGTGTGAGGCAGAGCTCAACTGGAAGAAATCGACCACATATACCATGCTAAAACGTCTTGAAGGCAAAGAGCTATTTAATAACCGAGATGGCGTGGTGGTATCTAGTGTGAAAAGGGATGATTTCTATGCTGAGCAAAGCAAGCAATTTGTGAAGGAAACTTTCGACGGCTCGTTGCCAAAGTTTTTGGCTGCATTCACTCGAAGTCGAAAACTAAGCGACAGCGAAATCGATGATGTTCTAAGGCTTATCAACGAGCATAAGGAGGGATAA
- a CDS encoding MFS transporter has protein sequence MSRKVAILFAIACGLAVANIYYAQPLLDAISSEFGITHSAVGIVITITQVCYALGLLLLVPLGDFLNRRWLIAGQMLVSVLALIVVGTAPTSIVLFIGIAVVGLLAVVTQTLVAFAATLATPAERGRVVGVVTSGIVIGILLARTFAGVLMDLAGWRIVYLVSAVLMLIMAGVLFRVLPNFEHKRESLSYFQLLRSMLALFTQEPILRIRAALALMIFTAFSILWTSLVLPLSTPPLSLSHTAIGAFGLAGVAGALAAARAGRLADQGLGQKTTGVALFLLLISWLPISYTQHSLLALIVGIVLLDLAVQAVHVTNQSMILTLRPEARSRLTAGYMVFYSIGSATGSIASTSIYAYSGWSGVCLLGASVSALALLFWSLTRRLS, from the coding sequence ATGTCTCGCAAGGTGGCCATCTTATTTGCAATCGCCTGCGGACTGGCAGTCGCCAACATTTATTACGCGCAACCCTTGCTGGACGCAATTTCGAGCGAGTTCGGTATTACTCATTCAGCTGTCGGTATTGTAATTACAATTACTCAAGTTTGCTACGCACTTGGACTGCTATTGTTAGTGCCTCTTGGCGATTTTTTAAATCGACGTTGGCTGATCGCTGGACAGATGCTGGTATCCGTGTTGGCATTGATTGTGGTTGGCACTGCACCCACCAGTATAGTGTTATTCATAGGCATAGCTGTGGTTGGATTGCTTGCCGTAGTGACACAGACGCTTGTTGCGTTCGCGGCAACTTTGGCTACCCCGGCCGAACGAGGGCGTGTCGTTGGTGTTGTGACAAGCGGAATTGTTATTGGTATTCTACTGGCACGAACTTTTGCGGGCGTGTTAATGGATTTAGCCGGTTGGCGAATTGTTTACCTTGTATCTGCGGTACTCATGCTAATCATGGCAGGTGTATTGTTTCGAGTCTTGCCGAATTTTGAGCATAAAAGAGAGTCATTATCCTACTTTCAGTTGCTTCGTTCGATGCTCGCATTGTTCACACAAGAACCAATCCTGCGAATCCGTGCTGCATTAGCCCTGATGATTTTTACCGCTTTCAGTATATTATGGACTTCCTTAGTGCTGCCTCTCAGCACTCCACCGTTGTCTCTTTCCCATACGGCGATTGGAGCGTTTGGTCTTGCAGGAGTTGCTGGGGCGTTAGCAGCAGCGCGAGCAGGTCGCCTTGCCGATCAAGGTTTAGGGCAGAAGACCACCGGCGTAGCATTGTTTCTTTTGCTTATATCATGGTTGCCGATAAGTTACACTCAGCATTCGCTTCTCGCATTAATCGTCGGTATTGTTCTTCTTGATCTCGCAGTGCAAGCTGTACACGTCACCAACCAGAGCATGATCTTAACTTTGCGTCCCGAGGCACGCAGTAGACTTACTGCAGGTTACATGGTTTTCTATTCTATTGGCAGCGCCACTGGGTCAATCGCATCTACCAGTATCTATGCTTACTCAGGTTGGAGCGGTGTGTGCTTGTTAGGTGCAAGCGTCAGTGCTTTAGCTCTTCTATTTTGGTCATTGACCCGTCGCCTTTCCTGA
- a CDS encoding NAD-dependent epimerase/dehydratase family protein — protein MTLKTLEELEAKLAEPSTALIKDLTSVDGDILILGVGGKMGPSLARLAQNAIREGGLNKKVIGVSRFSDDAARRELEDAGIETISCNLLNDDELNQLPHADNIIYMAGNKFGTTGREHFTWGMNTYLPGRVAEKYKDSRIVVFSSGNIYPFMSIGSGGANESVSPEPIGEYAQSTLGRERVFEYHSHKNGTPMLFYRLNYANDMRYGVLLEIAKSVNEQRPINLSMGHANVIWQGDANEMALRCLTECTNPPSIMNITGPETMSIRWAAEEFAKRMGKEAIFEGVESEIALLNNASKSHQRFGYPSVSLLQMIDWLAEWIEAGGTTWNKPTHFQERKGKY, from the coding sequence ATGACGTTGAAAACACTAGAGGAATTGGAAGCAAAGTTAGCAGAGCCTTCAACGGCCTTAATAAAGGATTTAACTTCAGTTGACGGAGACATCCTGATTCTTGGAGTAGGTGGGAAGATGGGGCCAAGCTTGGCAAGACTGGCTCAGAATGCTATTCGTGAGGGTGGACTGAACAAAAAAGTTATTGGTGTATCGAGATTCTCTGATGATGCAGCAAGACGTGAACTGGAGGATGCAGGGATCGAGACGATTTCCTGTAACTTATTGAATGATGATGAGCTGAATCAATTACCTCATGCAGACAACATTATTTATATGGCTGGTAATAAGTTCGGAACGACGGGTAGAGAGCATTTCACCTGGGGGATGAATACGTATTTGCCGGGCAGAGTAGCGGAGAAATATAAGGATTCACGAATTGTAGTGTTCTCATCAGGCAATATTTATCCGTTCATGTCCATTGGTAGCGGTGGGGCAAACGAATCGGTATCACCTGAGCCTATTGGCGAATATGCACAATCAACCTTGGGCCGTGAGCGGGTGTTTGAATATCATTCCCACAAGAACGGAACACCGATGTTGTTCTATCGTTTGAACTATGCGAATGATATGCGTTATGGCGTATTATTGGAAATTGCAAAATCCGTGAATGAACAACGTCCAATTAACTTATCTATGGGCCATGCCAACGTGATTTGGCAGGGAGATGCCAATGAAATGGCACTGCGTTGCCTGACAGAATGCACAAATCCACCAAGCATCATGAACATTACAGGACCTGAAACGATGTCGATCCGCTGGGCTGCCGAGGAGTTTGCTAAGCGAATGGGTAAGGAAGCCATATTCGAAGGTGTAGAGTCAGAGATTGCGCTGTTGAACAATGCATCTAAATCGCACCAACGTTTCGGTTATCCTTCGGTGTCGTTGCTTCAAATGATTGATTGGTTAGCAGAATGGATCGAGGCTGGTGGGACGACATGGAATAAACCAACTCATTTCCAAGAAAGAAAGGGGAAGTACTAA
- a CDS encoding dihydrodipicolinate synthase family protein, with protein sequence MATSTLSPELLKALHEGLVIPAHPLALDENRQLDERHQRALTRYYAASGAGGIAVGVHSTQFEIRDEPYNLYEPVLRMAAEELAKANIGRPFIKVAGICGPTEQALNETRIAQSLGYDAALLSMGGLTSWSEADILERTKQVAAIMPVIGFYLQPSVGGQIFSFDFWCKFAEIPNVVAIKMAPFNRYQTIDVARAVCYSSRRDEIALYTGNDDNIINDLLTTYRFEVEGKTVEKAIVGGLLGHWAVWTHKAVELLDEIKHARSHGQISKEWLTRNVQVTDSNAAFFDPAHHFEGCIPGIHEVLRRQGLLQGTWCLNPNEMLSPGQMEEIDRVYREYPHLNDDEFVSAHLAEWLEDK encoded by the coding sequence ATGGCTACTTCAACACTTTCACCTGAATTGCTTAAAGCGCTGCATGAAGGGCTGGTTATTCCGGCGCATCCGCTAGCACTAGATGAGAATCGTCAACTGGATGAACGACATCAACGAGCATTAACTCGATATTATGCAGCTTCTGGAGCAGGTGGTATTGCAGTCGGAGTTCATTCTACTCAATTTGAAATTCGCGATGAACCTTATAATTTATATGAACCTGTGTTACGTATGGCTGCTGAGGAACTCGCAAAAGCGAATATCGGACGTCCATTTATCAAGGTGGCAGGTATTTGTGGGCCTACTGAACAAGCCCTTAACGAAACACGAATCGCTCAATCGCTTGGTTATGATGCGGCTTTACTGAGCATGGGCGGTCTTACTAGCTGGAGCGAAGCAGATATTTTGGAGAGAACGAAGCAGGTTGCAGCTATTATGCCTGTTATCGGTTTCTACTTACAGCCATCTGTGGGTGGGCAAATCTTCAGCTTCGACTTCTGGTGCAAATTTGCGGAAATTCCCAACGTAGTTGCAATAAAGATGGCACCGTTTAATCGTTATCAAACCATCGATGTGGCACGCGCTGTTTGCTACTCCAGTAGACGCGATGAAATCGCACTGTATACGGGCAATGATGACAATATTATCAATGATTTATTGACTACTTATCGTTTCGAGGTTGAAGGTAAAACAGTAGAAAAGGCCATTGTCGGCGGGTTACTTGGGCATTGGGCTGTTTGGACGCACAAGGCCGTAGAACTATTAGATGAAATTAAGCATGCTCGAAGCCATGGTCAAATATCCAAAGAATGGTTGACGAGAAACGTGCAAGTGACGGACTCGAACGCTGCGTTCTTTGATCCTGCGCATCATTTTGAAGGCTGTATTCCAGGTATTCATGAAGTGCTACGTCGTCAAGGCTTACTGCAAGGCACATGGTGCTTGAATCCAAATGAGATGTTGTCTCCAGGACAAATGGAGGAAATTGATCGTGTATATCGGGAATACCCACATCTGAACGATGATGAGTTTGTTTCCGCACATCTTGCAGAGTGGCTTGAAGATAAATAA
- a CDS encoding M56 family metallopeptidase, protein MDQLLVHTVNMSITASYVILFVLVTRLLLRKVPKIFSYVLWLVVLFRLVCPFSFESVFSLVPIDAQNTPMDRIYYSQTPQTPLTPSEITSTDQAVNNINPEPISAAPMTTISTNSIDKWFDLGQYIWILGIVILLTYCLVTTARLHLRLRSAEHVFDNVYESSSITTPFVFGVLRPKIYLPIGLYEKERAYIIKHEQVHIKRLDHNIKPFAFFVLCVHWFNPLVWVAFFLMSEDMEKSCDETVIRQMGSEIKKDYSTSLLSLSTGRRFIGGSPLAFGESNTRGRIMNILNYKKPAFWVVIVAITVVVALGVGLMSNPKKHQITVEDYANQYIEQVITGHEQHDVKIVDRKITKLEKIAEFDELFSSPMEIWALEYRLKPDDPSKAIVPEGMTADGLITEDGSMGKPMLVFSYKGSTPQFLGVIRSGENDLTKKAGQEMALRVFLEANGQLPHETYSGNHMLVKFPLTTGETSQLLLSQPVVQGDLGIWCVERWKDTNGNEYYNTPQTDDSIADYYDRLQQQAAQGEDRSLLDPLQVAMKYISNDIGMGKHISLDQLVVDDTATAKDFAITPESTLLGYVLNLSMDNDSFDFDNIEWLTLEDSARFKSLNINPDEDMPNGFYILNKYTYTDPLQVAGETKYGILDNQNLDSPKVVSKQDFIEHFKQYSDFMPPCTITTRDGYVTSITEIYVP, encoded by the coding sequence GTGGATCAGCTGTTGGTACATACTGTAAATATGAGCATAACCGCGAGCTATGTCATTTTGTTTGTACTCGTAACACGGCTGCTACTCCGAAAAGTCCCCAAGATTTTCTCCTATGTCCTTTGGCTAGTAGTATTGTTCCGTCTCGTATGTCCATTCTCCTTCGAGAGTGTGTTCAGCCTTGTTCCTATTGACGCCCAAAATACCCCAATGGATCGAATCTACTACTCACAAACTCCACAAACCCCACTTACTCCAAGCGAAATTACTAGCACGGACCAAGCAGTAAATAACATAAATCCTGAACCAATTTCAGCAGCACCTATGACTACGATTAGTACAAATTCTATAGATAAATGGTTTGATCTCGGACAGTATATATGGATATTGGGTATTGTCATTTTGCTGACCTATTGCCTAGTTACCACTGCGCGACTCCACCTACGATTAAGGAGCGCTGAGCACGTATTTGATAATGTATATGAAAGTAGCAGCATTACAACACCATTTGTATTTGGAGTGCTGAGACCTAAAATTTATCTTCCTATAGGTCTATACGAGAAAGAAAGAGCTTATATTATCAAACACGAACAAGTACATATCAAAAGGCTTGACCATAATATAAAACCATTTGCGTTCTTCGTGTTATGTGTTCATTGGTTTAATCCGCTGGTTTGGGTAGCGTTCTTTCTTATGAGCGAAGATATGGAAAAATCCTGTGATGAGACTGTTATTAGGCAGATGGGCAGCGAGATTAAAAAGGATTATTCGACCTCACTGTTGTCCTTATCCACCGGAAGACGATTTATAGGTGGTTCTCCGCTTGCTTTTGGCGAGAGCAACACGAGAGGGCGAATCATGAATATTTTAAACTACAAGAAACCTGCATTTTGGGTTGTTATCGTAGCAATTACTGTGGTAGTTGCCCTTGGTGTGGGACTGATGAGCAATCCGAAGAAACATCAAATCACCGTTGAGGATTATGCTAACCAGTATATTGAACAGGTCATTACAGGACATGAGCAACATGATGTCAAAATTGTTGACCGAAAAATAACAAAGCTTGAAAAGATCGCGGAATTCGATGAACTATTTTCATCACCTATGGAAATTTGGGCCCTTGAATATCGCCTGAAACCGGATGATCCAAGTAAGGCGATCGTGCCGGAAGGAATGACAGCTGACGGTTTGATTACCGAAGATGGAAGCATGGGAAAGCCGATGCTCGTATTTTCGTATAAAGGTTCAACACCGCAGTTTCTAGGAGTGATCAGGAGCGGAGAGAATGATCTGACTAAAAAGGCCGGTCAGGAAATGGCGCTTCGTGTGTTTCTTGAAGCAAATGGACAATTGCCTCATGAAACCTATAGCGGGAATCACATGCTGGTGAAATTTCCACTAACCACAGGAGAAACAAGCCAACTTTTATTATCTCAGCCGGTTGTTCAGGGAGATTTGGGGATTTGGTGTGTCGAACGCTGGAAGGATACCAATGGCAATGAATATTACAATACACCTCAAACGGATGATTCGATAGCCGATTACTATGACCGTTTGCAACAACAAGCTGCTCAGGGAGAAGATCGATCCCTTCTTGATCCTTTACAGGTTGCCATGAAATATATAAGCAATGATATAGGTATGGGGAAACATATTTCATTGGATCAGCTTGTTGTTGATGATACAGCTACTGCCAAGGACTTTGCCATTACTCCAGAAAGTACATTGCTGGGCTATGTGTTGAATCTTAGTATGGATAATGACTCTTTTGATTTTGATAATATCGAATGGCTTACACTTGAAGATTCCGCTCGGTTTAAGAGTTTGAACATTAACCCAGATGAGGATATGCCGAATGGATTTTATATTCTTAACAAATATACCTATACGGACCCGCTTCAGGTTGCAGGTGAAACGAAATATGGCATTCTCGATAATCAGAATCTCGATTCTCCAAAAGTGGTAAGTAAGCAAGATTTTATTGAACATTTCAAGCAATACTCCGATTTCATGCCACCATGCACAATCACTACAAGGGACGGATATGTGACCAGCATAACGGAGATATATGTGCCTTAA
- a CDS encoding iron-hydroxamate ABC transporter substrate-binding protein has translation MKKIFVPLTLVLILLLSACSSGNSPKTANNESNQSAAASADSASPSDSGDSESGTFIYQSEDGPVEVPKNPQRVVVITRFLTGNVMALGVPVVGVDEMSKTNPRFEEQLKDIETVTDESIEKIIELNPDLIIGLSDINNIDKFKKIAPTVTYTYGKVDYLTQQLEVGKLLNKEKEAQAWVDDFQVRVKEAGDKIKAKIGEDATVSVIETFNKQLYVYGDNFGRGTEILYSGFGLAKPEKVSQATKKDGYFAVSLEVLKDYFGDYVIFSKNTDEDNSFQETETYNNIPAVKNDRIYEADAKAFYFNDPLSMEYQLEFFIQKFLGE, from the coding sequence ATGAAAAAAATATTCGTTCCATTAACTCTAGTTCTTATTCTTCTACTTAGCGCATGCAGCAGCGGTAACTCTCCGAAGACTGCCAACAATGAGAGTAATCAGTCTGCAGCCGCGTCGGCAGATTCGGCATCACCTTCTGATTCAGGCGATTCGGAATCCGGCACGTTTATCTACCAATCCGAGGATGGGCCGGTAGAGGTTCCGAAGAATCCACAACGTGTTGTTGTCATTACCAGATTTCTAACGGGTAACGTTATGGCGCTCGGCGTTCCAGTGGTTGGTGTGGATGAGATGTCCAAGACCAATCCGAGATTCGAAGAGCAGCTCAAAGACATCGAGACGGTTACGGACGAAAGTATTGAGAAGATTATCGAGCTGAATCCGGATCTCATTATCGGGCTCTCGGATATTAATAACATTGATAAGTTCAAGAAAATCGCTCCTACAGTCACTTATACTTATGGAAAAGTGGATTACTTAACGCAGCAACTGGAAGTTGGAAAATTGTTGAACAAAGAGAAGGAAGCGCAAGCCTGGGTCGACGATTTCCAAGTACGGGTAAAAGAAGCCGGAGATAAGATCAAGGCGAAGATCGGTGAAGATGCAACGGTCTCGGTCATTGAGACATTCAATAAACAGCTCTATGTTTATGGTGATAACTTTGGACGCGGAACTGAAATTCTCTATTCGGGATTTGGGCTAGCCAAGCCAGAAAAGGTTAGTCAAGCGACGAAGAAAGACGGTTACTTTGCCGTGTCGTTGGAAGTTCTGAAGGATTACTTTGGTGATTATGTTATTTTCAGCAAGAACACGGATGAAGATAATTCGTTCCAGGAGACCGAAACGTACAATAATATTCCCGCAGTGAAGAACGATCGTATCTACGAGGCTGATGCGAAGGCATTCTACTTTAACGATCCGTTGAGCATGGAATATCAGTTGGAATTCTTTATTCAAAAATTTCTAGGTGAGTAA